One window from the genome of Caldilineales bacterium encodes:
- a CDS encoding type II toxin-antitoxin system HicB family antitoxin, translated as MKNLDYYLSLPYTILLSREDEATWFARVLELPGCMTESDSAAEAVEMIQDAMSGWLEVALEDRAAIPEPRFGEDYSGKFVVRVPKSLHRDLALAAEREGASLNQFINTALARAVGRAEPVQPEIGFRKLPDLIIGVERLLHKLENGSALAWDAAGEATPLSSLPSLALHEPSAPYQMGADKETPA; from the coding sequence ATGAAAAACCTGGATTACTATCTCTCTTTGCCCTACACTATTCTGTTATCGCGCGAGGACGAAGCCACCTGGTTCGCGCGCGTGTTGGAATTGCCAGGCTGCATGACCGAAAGCGATAGCGCCGCTGAAGCAGTCGAAATGATCCAGGACGCCATGAGCGGCTGGCTGGAGGTGGCGCTGGAAGATAGGGCGGCCATCCCTGAACCCCGTTTCGGTGAAGACTATAGCGGCAAGTTCGTGGTGCGCGTGCCCAAATCGCTGCACCGCGACCTGGCGTTGGCCGCCGAGCGCGAAGGCGCCAGCCTCAACCAATTCATCAATACAGCTCTGGCGCGCGCCGTTGGCAGGGCCGAGCCTGTGCAGCCGGAGATCGGGTTTCGCAAGCTGCCCGATTTGATCATTGGGGTAGAGCGCCTGTTGCACAAACTAGAGAATGGCTCTGCTCTGGCCTGGGATGCTGCGGGCGAAGCCACACCGTTATCATCCCTTCCCAGTTTGGCGCTACACGAGCCGTCCGCCCCATATCAAATGGGCGCCGACAAGGAGACCCCAGCATGA